A part of Brassica rapa cultivar Chiifu-401-42 chromosome A05, CAAS_Brap_v3.01, whole genome shotgun sequence genomic DNA contains:
- the LOC103870989 gene encoding uncharacterized protein LOC103870989 has protein sequence MEEENQKTHRSVSRKDRSSGAGEEAAPGDKCSGERCRSSWAAAAIADCVALCCCPCAVVNLITLAFVKVPWMIGRKCIGRRKKRKKKMEREDRFHHNQRSEPVKGVSSGCCGGGYGELDDHRFVVERDGSLTKEEEEEKTATFRGEDEARISARAEAERVWLELYQIGHLGFGRVSFTGIHQ, from the coding sequence atGGAAGAGGAAAACCAAAAAACACATCGATCAGTTTCACGTAAAGACAGGAGTAGTGGAGCCGGTGAAGAAGCGGCGCCAGGAGACAAATGCTCCGGTGAAAGGTGCCGGTCGTCGTGGGCTGCGGCGGCGATAGCAGACTGTGTGGCGCTTTGCTGTTGTCCCTGCGCCGTCGTGAACCTCATCACTCTTGCATTCGTCAAGGTCCCGTGGATGATTGGGCGGAAATGTATCGGcaggagaaagaagagaaagaaaaagatggAGCGTGAGGATCGTTTTCATCACAACCAGAGGTCGGAGCCGGTGAAAGGCGTGAGTAGTGGATGTTGCGGGGGAGGATATGGAGAGTTGGATGACCACCGGTTTGTGGTGGAGAGAGATGGAAGTCTaacgaaggaggaggaggaggagaaaacGGCGACGTTTAGGGGAGAAGATGAGGCGAGGATCAGTGCGAGAGCTGAAGCTGAGAGAGTTTGGTTGGAATTGTATCAGATTGGACATCTTGGCTTCGGTAGAGTCTCTTTCACTGGTATTCatcagtaa
- the LOC103870988 gene encoding uncharacterized protein LOC103870988, whose translation MEEFSSTTVSYSPSFSVYASSECAAAAVKVSRENQNYNITDQYSVKVEEDDDFQFETSRSPVHEETFFHFPTFRPHVSSDTVSMSKKKDDDDLSLDARIYCPGGSKMEHSAFASMVGI comes from the coding sequence atggaggagTTTTCCTCAACAACGGTATCGTACAGCCCAAGCTTCAGTGTCTACGCTTCCAGCGAATGCGCCGCCGCGGCCGTTAAAGTTTCCCGCGAAAACCAGAATTACAATATAACAGATCAATATTCCGTTAAAGTTGAAGAAGACGATGACTTCCAGTTCGAAACATCAAGATCACCCGTACATGAAGAGACCTTCTTCCACTTCCCGACGTTCAGACCTCATGTGTCCAGCGACACCGTTTCGATGAGTAAAAAGAAAGACGATGATGACTTGTCACTCGACGCTAGAATATATTGTCCCGGAGGAAGCAAGATGGAGCATTCCGCCTTCGCCTCTATGGTCGGAATCTGA